The following are encoded together in the Flavihumibacter fluvii genome:
- the secDF gene encoding protein translocase subunit SecDF, producing the protein MRSLVSIFAAILILISLYQLSFTWFVNKHEKAIEEKAMRYVKTYPTPEQKYAGNKDLQISYQDTLNEIKKNRVRKLQDSTRDEKITWWGQSYQKAKESELLLGLDLQGGINVTMDVALDGLIKGLSNNPNDPAIKKAIEEATKRKVNSDADFITLFAQSFKEVNPGSKMAPLFANSTRNKLKIDASDDAVLSYIREQSTAAMKQTYDVLTKRIDKFGVAQPNISLDENKGIITVELAGASDPERVRKYLQSTANLQFFEVYNISELDKSLEASDKALAIVLKGESGIKTDTVAAKSATGVDTANKSLADVLKGDTSKGAGPQTAANAKNDHPLLSVIQFIPPQDANKDGRPEYSPNLGYVATKDTSTVSEYLNNPAVIGNMPGDVKFLYGMAEKDKDGKVLDFVPIYGIKTVPGTNKAKLEGESITDAYQDFNSVTNQVTVNMTMNKQGEKIWAKMTGDNVGRAIAIVLDEIVYSAPNVNEAITGGNSQIAGSFSVQEGQDLSNILKSGKLDAPAKIVQEQVVGPTLGKEAVDGGILSFTISFVVIFILMLVYYNTAGWVANIALILNLLFTVGVLSALNATLTAAGIAGLVLTIGMAVDSNVVIFERIKDELARGKTHQQAISDGYNRSLAPVLDGHITTLITAIILFYFGLGPVLGFATTQILGILLSLFCGILVSRLITDFYTNKNRHLKYFTTISRNIFKHAQYDFVKYRKVAYVISAFVVLLGIGSLVNGFNQGVEFSGGRSFIVNFHKTVNAEEIRNALDKEFGKFPIIKTYGGNNQLDITTDYLIEKTGLETDAVVKEKLFTGLKPFLPANITMEEFGSKYLQGSKRVDATISDDLKAGAKWATFWSLLAISIYIFLRFRDWRYALGTIVALLHDVLLVLIVFSFFKNIVPFPLEIDQHFIAAILTVIGFSMNDTVIVFDRIRENGHLMKGATRTDVINKSINDTLSRTIMTSVTVFLTILILFLVGGEVTKGFAFAMLIGVFTGCYSSIFVAAPILVDFGKGKPLHGSLEEIEKVGKPATGPVAAKV; encoded by the coding sequence ATGAGAAGTCTGGTAAGCATTTTTGCTGCTATCCTAATTCTGATTTCCTTGTACCAGCTTTCCTTCACATGGTTCGTGAATAAACACGAAAAGGCCATTGAAGAAAAGGCAATGCGGTATGTGAAGACCTACCCTACCCCTGAACAAAAGTATGCCGGTAACAAAGATTTGCAGATATCCTATCAGGATACCTTAAACGAGATTAAAAAAAACCGTGTAAGGAAATTGCAGGATAGCACCCGTGATGAAAAGATTACCTGGTGGGGTCAGTCCTACCAGAAAGCTAAAGAAAGTGAATTATTGTTGGGACTAGACCTCCAGGGAGGAATCAACGTAACCATGGATGTTGCTTTAGATGGATTGATAAAGGGATTGAGTAATAATCCAAACGATCCTGCCATTAAAAAGGCCATTGAAGAAGCAACAAAGCGTAAAGTGAATTCGGATGCTGATTTTATCACTTTATTCGCGCAGTCATTTAAGGAAGTAAATCCAGGAAGTAAAATGGCACCTTTGTTTGCCAACAGCACCCGGAATAAACTTAAGATTGATGCAAGCGATGATGCAGTGCTCAGTTATATCCGCGAGCAGTCTACTGCAGCGATGAAACAGACCTATGATGTCCTTACAAAAAGGATCGACAAATTTGGTGTGGCGCAGCCTAATATCAGCCTCGATGAAAACAAAGGGATCATCACTGTTGAACTGGCTGGTGCCAGTGATCCGGAAAGGGTGCGTAAATACCTTCAATCTACAGCAAACCTGCAATTTTTTGAAGTATATAACATCAGTGAATTAGACAAAAGCCTGGAAGCTTCTGATAAGGCCTTGGCAATTGTGTTAAAAGGAGAATCAGGCATTAAAACTGATACAGTTGCTGCTAAATCAGCAACTGGCGTTGATACAGCAAATAAATCTCTTGCCGATGTATTGAAAGGCGATACGAGCAAAGGTGCGGGTCCCCAAACTGCTGCAAATGCAAAAAATGATCACCCATTATTAAGTGTCATCCAATTCATTCCGCCACAGGATGCCAATAAAGATGGCCGTCCGGAGTATTCCCCGAACCTGGGTTATGTGGCCACTAAAGACACATCAACAGTTTCCGAATACCTGAATAATCCGGCAGTTATCGGCAACATGCCTGGCGATGTAAAATTCCTTTACGGAATGGCTGAGAAAGATAAAGATGGCAAGGTGCTGGATTTTGTGCCAATCTATGGAATCAAAACAGTACCGGGTACAAACAAAGCGAAACTGGAAGGCGAAAGCATTACCGATGCCTATCAGGATTTCAATTCTGTAACCAACCAGGTTACGGTTAATATGACCATGAACAAACAAGGTGAAAAGATCTGGGCAAAAATGACCGGTGATAATGTTGGTCGTGCAATAGCCATTGTTCTGGATGAGATTGTTTATTCAGCGCCGAATGTAAACGAGGCGATTACTGGTGGTAATTCTCAAATTGCCGGATCCTTCAGTGTACAGGAAGGCCAGGATCTATCGAATATCCTGAAAAGCGGTAAACTGGATGCACCAGCCAAAATTGTCCAGGAGCAGGTAGTTGGACCAACCCTTGGTAAGGAGGCCGTTGATGGTGGAATTCTCTCTTTCACTATTTCATTTGTCGTGATTTTTATATTAATGTTGGTCTATTATAATACAGCTGGATGGGTAGCGAATATTGCCCTTATCCTGAACCTGCTTTTCACAGTTGGGGTATTAAGTGCATTAAATGCCACATTAACTGCCGCCGGTATCGCTGGTCTTGTATTGACGATAGGTATGGCTGTAGATTCAAATGTGGTTATTTTTGAAAGGATCAAAGATGAACTGGCCCGTGGAAAAACCCACCAGCAGGCAATCAGTGACGGGTATAACCGTTCCCTGGCGCCTGTACTGGATGGACACATCACAACGCTGATTACCGCCATTATCCTTTTCTACTTTGGATTAGGACCGGTTCTTGGATTCGCAACTACCCAAATACTGGGTATCCTGTTGAGCCTTTTTTGCGGTATCCTGGTATCAAGGTTAATTACAGATTTTTATACCAATAAAAACCGTCACCTTAAATACTTCACAACAATTAGCCGAAATATTTTCAAACACGCCCAATACGACTTTGTAAAATATCGTAAGGTTGCTTATGTGATTTCAGCTTTTGTTGTTTTACTGGGTATTGGTTCTTTGGTAAATGGATTTAACCAGGGGGTGGAATTCAGCGGTGGCCGTAGTTTTATCGTTAATTTCCATAAAACGGTAAATGCTGAAGAAATCAGGAATGCACTTGATAAGGAATTCGGAAAATTCCCCATCATTAAAACTTACGGCGGTAATAACCAGCTGGATATCACAACCGATTACCTGATCGAAAAAACCGGACTGGAAACGGATGCTGTAGTGAAGGAAAAACTCTTCACTGGTTTAAAGCCATTCCTTCCTGCCAATATAACTATGGAAGAGTTTGGCTCGAAATACCTGCAAGGATCCAAGCGGGTTGATGCTACCATTTCGGATGACCTTAAGGCTGGCGCTAAATGGGCTACATTCTGGTCTTTATTGGCTATTTCGATTTATATCTTCCTTCGTTTCCGCGATTGGCGATATGCGCTGGGAACAATTGTTGCCCTATTGCATGATGTGTTGCTGGTACTTATTGTATTTTCATTCTTCAAGAATATCGTTCCTTTCCCATTAGAGATCGACCAGCACTTTATTGCTGCGATCCTTACTGTAATAGGATTCTCCATGAATGATACGGTAATTGTATTTGACAGGATCCGTGAAAACGGGCACCTGATGAAAGGAGCCACCAGGACGGATGTAATTAATAAATCAATTAATGATACACTAAGCCGTACGATTATGACTTCGGTTACAGTGTTCCTTACTATCCTTATTTTATTCCTTGTAGGTGGAGAAGTAACCAAAGGTTTTGCCTTCGCAATGCTGATTGGTGTTTTCACAGGTTGCTATTCATCCATTTTTGTTGCAGCACCGATCCTTGTCGATTTTGGCAAAGGAAAACCACTGCATGGTTCATTGGAAGAAATTGAGAAAGTCGGAAAACCCGCTACCGGTCCGGTAGCGGCCAAAGTATAA
- a CDS encoding HesB/IscA family protein produces the protein METMAKAPVTLTKGAIEEINRLMQAPDFDASQQLRIGVKGGGCSGMSYILGFDAVSDADEHFEIESIPCIMNKSHGIYLIGMEIDWQDGLNSRGFTFTNPNASKTCGCGTSFAV, from the coding sequence ATGGAAACTATGGCAAAAGCGCCGGTAACCCTTACCAAGGGTGCGATTGAAGAAATCAATCGCCTGATGCAGGCGCCGGATTTTGATGCAAGTCAGCAATTGAGAATAGGCGTGAAGGGTGGAGGTTGCTCCGGTATGAGTTATATCCTAGGGTTTGATGCCGTTTCAGATGCCGATGAACATTTTGAGATTGAAAGTATACCCTGTATTATGAATAAGTCACATGGTATTTACCTTATTGGAATGGAAATTGACTGGCAGGATGGCTTGAATTCGAGGGGATTCACTTTCACCAACCCTAATGCAAGTAAAACATGTGGCTGCGGAACTTCATTTGCAGTTTAA
- a CDS encoding acyl-CoA mutase large subunit family protein: MKKQAMPEKKITTDSGIEIRKIYHAEDLPPGSLERQEPGEFPFTRGIQPDMYRGKTWTMRQYAGFSTAEESNKRYKYLLSQGVMGLSVAFDLPTQIGYDSDHPLAEGEVGKVGVAIDSLEDIQALFEGIPLETVSTSMTINATGFILLAFYVAMAKKQGADLKKISGTIQNDILKEYAARGTFIYPPKPSMRIITDVFEWCGAEVPRWNTISISGYHIREAGSTAVQEVAFTLSNGKAYVQAALERGLDIDQLGKRLSFFFNAHNNLFEEVAKFRAARRMWANIMKSMGAKDPRAMMLRFHTQTAGSTLTAQQPMNNISRVTLQSLAAVLGGTQSLHTNGYDEALSLPTEEAARIALRTQQVIAYESGVADTVDPLAGSFFVEALTAELEEKAWQLVGIIDAIGGSVSALEQGFIQDEIARSAYDYQRQIERQDKIIIGVNSFKSTESTSIPMLRIDDSVRDLQINKLESLRSRRDPAMVDQVLQALNDKAASGENIMPSVIDAVEQKCTLGEIADELRSVFGEHK; encoded by the coding sequence ATGAAAAAACAGGCTATGCCGGAAAAGAAAATTACTACAGACAGTGGTATTGAAATCAGGAAGATCTATCACGCAGAAGACCTTCCACCGGGTAGCCTTGAACGGCAGGAACCAGGTGAGTTTCCATTTACACGGGGAATTCAGCCGGATATGTACCGGGGAAAAACCTGGACAATGCGGCAATATGCCGGTTTCAGTACTGCAGAAGAAAGTAATAAACGCTATAAATATCTGTTATCGCAGGGTGTCATGGGGCTCAGCGTAGCTTTTGACCTGCCCACCCAAATCGGCTATGACAGTGACCATCCCCTGGCGGAGGGTGAAGTTGGAAAAGTTGGGGTTGCCATCGATAGCCTTGAAGATATCCAGGCATTGTTTGAAGGCATTCCACTGGAAACAGTAAGTACCTCAATGACCATCAATGCCACAGGATTTATTTTGCTGGCCTTCTATGTTGCCATGGCGAAAAAGCAGGGTGCAGACCTTAAAAAAATCTCCGGCACTATACAAAATGATATCCTGAAAGAATATGCAGCACGCGGCACATTCATTTATCCGCCTAAACCTTCCATGCGGATCATTACCGATGTATTTGAATGGTGTGGTGCAGAAGTTCCCAGGTGGAATACCATTTCAATTTCTGGTTACCATATCCGTGAAGCAGGATCCACCGCCGTTCAGGAAGTAGCCTTTACATTAAGTAACGGTAAAGCATATGTTCAGGCCGCATTGGAAAGGGGCCTTGATATTGACCAATTGGGTAAACGCCTGTCATTCTTTTTCAATGCCCATAATAATCTCTTTGAAGAAGTGGCCAAATTCAGGGCAGCCCGGCGTATGTGGGCCAATATCATGAAATCAATGGGTGCAAAAGATCCCCGCGCCATGATGTTGCGTTTCCATACCCAAACCGCAGGTAGTACTTTAACCGCCCAGCAACCCATGAATAATATCAGCCGGGTGACCCTTCAATCACTGGCAGCGGTATTAGGTGGTACGCAATCCCTGCATACTAACGGTTATGATGAAGCGCTAAGCCTGCCAACTGAAGAGGCTGCCCGGATTGCCCTCCGCACACAGCAGGTAATTGCTTATGAAAGCGGGGTTGCAGATACAGTCGACCCGCTCGCTGGTTCTTTTTTTGTTGAAGCATTAACTGCAGAACTGGAAGAAAAGGCCTGGCAACTGGTTGGAATAATTGATGCGATAGGCGGCAGCGTAAGCGCACTTGAACAAGGATTTATTCAGGACGAAATTGCACGCAGCGCTTATGATTACCAACGCCAGATTGAGCGCCAGGATAAGATCATAATCGGCGTCAACTCATTCAAATCAACTGAATCAACCAGTATACCCATGTTACGGATAGACGACTCTGTCAGGGATTTGCAGATCAATAAGCTGGAATCATTGCGGTCACGCCGCGACCCTGCAATGGTTGATCAGGTGCTGCAGGCATTAAATGATAAAGCTGCAAGTGGAGAAAATATCATGCCATCAGTTATTGATGCGGTGGAACAAAAATGCACACTTGGTGAAATTGCCGATGAATTAAGAAGTGTTTTTGGAGAACACAAATAA
- a CDS encoding amidohydrolase, with amino-acid sequence MTTRFSQLLMCLLVSSTAIYAQPSLNANIEARAKAILPKVIEWRRYIHEHPELGNREFKTMAYISAHLKSLGIEVQENVAKTGVVGILKGGRPGPVVALRADMDGLPVEERVNLPFKSVVKAEYLGQTVPVMHACGHDSHMAILMGTADVLAAMKKDLQGTVKFIFQPAEEGSPGEEEGGAPLMVKEGVMDNPKVDAIFGLHISSQTEIGQIKYKAGPFMASSDWFTIKIKGKQAHGSAPWSSIDPIVVGTQIIAGLQTIVSRQENIVKAPVVITVGKFHSGVRNNIIPEEAILDGTIRTLDSNMQKEVHERIRKTAQSIAAASDATVEVTIDTKTLVTFNDSALTAMMVPSLEKAAGKNNTSTLSWTTGAEDFSYFGTKAPALFFNLGGMPKGMDPLKAGGHHTPDFYIDDSQLDVGVKAFCNLVFDYGVLYAKKPIK; translated from the coding sequence ATGACAACCCGTTTCTCTCAACTGTTAATGTGCCTTTTGGTTAGTTCAACAGCAATCTACGCACAACCATCCCTGAACGCAAATATTGAAGCACGTGCCAAAGCTATCCTTCCGAAAGTGATAGAATGGCGCAGGTATATTCATGAACACCCTGAATTGGGCAACAGGGAATTCAAGACAATGGCCTATATTTCTGCGCATCTAAAATCATTAGGCATTGAAGTACAGGAAAATGTTGCGAAGACTGGTGTTGTCGGTATTTTGAAAGGCGGCAGGCCCGGACCTGTAGTAGCCTTAAGGGCCGATATGGATGGACTCCCGGTTGAAGAAAGGGTAAACCTTCCTTTTAAATCTGTAGTGAAAGCAGAATATCTGGGTCAAACTGTGCCGGTGATGCATGCCTGCGGACACGACAGCCATATGGCCATCCTTATGGGCACTGCAGATGTTTTGGCTGCCATGAAAAAAGACCTGCAAGGTACGGTGAAATTTATCTTCCAGCCTGCGGAAGAAGGTTCGCCTGGTGAAGAAGAGGGCGGTGCGCCATTAATGGTGAAAGAAGGTGTGATGGATAACCCCAAGGTTGATGCCATTTTCGGTTTGCATATCAGTTCACAGACTGAAATTGGACAGATAAAATATAAGGCAGGTCCGTTCATGGCTTCATCAGATTGGTTTACAATAAAGATCAAAGGAAAGCAGGCCCATGGTTCTGCCCCCTGGAGCAGTATAGATCCGATTGTTGTAGGCACACAAATAATTGCGGGATTACAAACTATTGTTAGTCGCCAGGAAAATATCGTAAAAGCTCCCGTAGTAATCACTGTTGGTAAATTCCATAGTGGCGTTAGGAATAATATCATACCGGAAGAGGCCATTCTTGATGGCACGATCAGGACACTGGATAGCAATATGCAAAAAGAAGTGCATGAACGAATCAGGAAAACCGCACAAAGTATTGCTGCAGCCTCAGACGCGACTGTTGAAGTTACAATCGATACTAAAACATTGGTAACCTTTAACGATTCTGCTTTAACAGCCATGATGGTTCCATCACTTGAAAAAGCAGCCGGGAAAAACAATACATCAACCCTGAGCTGGACAACCGGTGCTGAAGATTTCTCCTACTTCGGCACAAAGGCGCCTGCCCTATTCTTTAACCTGGGCGGAATGCCCAAAGGTATGGATCCGCTAAAAGCCGGCGGCCATCATACACCAGATTTTTACATTGACGACAGCCAGCTGGATGTAGGTGTGAAAGCATTTTGCAACCTTGTTTTTGATTATGGGGTCTTGTATGCAAAAAAACCTATTAAATAA
- a CDS encoding LytR/AlgR family response regulator transcription factor, with product MPFHPLKFKDAFSLLYAEKNRASFILFSGIYCFCFLYIFSPHNMSTWYEADYLGPAWVLLIFSLSAVAGLVLSRFILAKVFKDQNLTNSQYFLWFLGEVLLITATVNTSNVLMHNYLSFSFHEYLDTLRYTFLLLLQTYAIGLMWFYTREKSQELENLENTFKDAPKKANMLALTDEQDKPVISIDPENLVMIKAEDNYVQVYFIIGVDLKKELIRNSIKKLEPQIARHGFARIHRSYIVNYSKVVLFKKNSRGYHICLEGLDKMEIPVSASYLPAFSKIVSLTP from the coding sequence TTGCCATTCCATCCACTGAAATTTAAAGATGCTTTCAGTTTGCTTTATGCAGAAAAAAACAGGGCATCCTTCATCCTGTTTAGCGGTATCTATTGTTTTTGTTTCCTGTATATATTTTCTCCCCATAACATGAGCACCTGGTATGAGGCAGACTATTTAGGTCCAGCCTGGGTATTACTCATCTTTTCCCTTAGTGCCGTGGCTGGGCTGGTTCTATCGCGCTTCATCCTGGCTAAGGTCTTTAAAGACCAGAACCTGACCAACAGCCAATATTTCCTTTGGTTCCTGGGTGAAGTATTACTTATTACGGCCACAGTAAATACAAGCAACGTGCTAATGCACAATTACCTAAGTTTTTCCTTCCATGAGTACCTGGATACCCTTAGGTATACATTTTTACTACTACTTCAGACCTATGCTATCGGGTTGATGTGGTTCTATACCCGCGAAAAAAGCCAGGAACTGGAGAATCTTGAAAACACCTTTAAAGATGCACCGAAGAAAGCCAATATGCTGGCCCTGACAGATGAGCAGGATAAGCCGGTAATCTCGATTGATCCGGAAAACCTGGTTATGATAAAGGCCGAAGATAATTATGTACAGGTGTACTTTATCATTGGTGTGGACCTGAAAAAAGAACTCATCCGGAATTCCATCAAAAAGCTGGAACCCCAAATTGCCCGTCATGGCTTTGCCAGGATCCACCGGTCATATATCGTCAACTATTCCAAAGTAGTCCTTTTCAAGAAAAATTCCCGGGGATACCATATCTGCCTGGAAGGCCTTGATAAAATGGAAATCCCGGTATCCGCCTCTTACCTGCCTGCCTTCAGTAAAATAGTTTCATTGACCCCCTGA
- a CDS encoding carboxypeptidase-like regulatory domain-containing protein: MMKYIASNIQLFITAFTSIYIQKMVSGRVVHKITKEGTPAVSAIVNGRKEGAYTNDKGYFHFSTARPWPFTISVSTIGFSGKEISVMAANYVTFFELEFPVKIELIGSKQIIISSHPNYFDMKWYPKGVDLTTSSLIFTTITTRDSIRAETARSSIKLGTTCLTNKYYQNSFGKPDIGGMYFESFTRNVF, from the coding sequence ATGATGAAATATATCGCAAGTAATATCCAGCTATTCATAACAGCCTTTACGTCGATATATATCCAAAAGATGGTTTCAGGAAGAGTAGTTCATAAGATAACAAAGGAAGGTACCCCTGCAGTTTCCGCTATAGTAAACGGTAGAAAAGAAGGAGCCTATACCAACGATAAAGGTTATTTCCACTTTTCCACAGCAAGGCCCTGGCCTTTTACGATCAGTGTCAGCACGATTGGATTCTCCGGGAAGGAAATATCTGTAATGGCTGCTAACTATGTGACGTTCTTTGAACTGGAATTCCCGGTAAAGATCGAACTGATCGGGTCGAAACAGATCATCATTTCGTCCCACCCCAATTATTTCGACATGAAATGGTACCCGAAAGGAGTTGATTTAACCACATCGAGCCTGATATTTACCACAATAACCACCCGGGATTCAATACGTGCGGAAACGGCAAGGTCATCCATCAAATTAGGCACCACCTGCCTGACCAATAAATATTACCAAAATAGCTTCGGTAAACCTGATATTGGCGGGATGTATTTTGAAAGTTTCACCCGCAATGTATTTTAA
- a CDS encoding parallel beta-helix domain-containing protein has protein sequence MIKHRNLPFFLLIIISTLVFSACNNNAEKTNGFIKTLVFGPGDEDKIMEAFLSIKDSTKIEFKEGRYNFNRLSINQGKNIVLSGAGPEKTVFDFSAQTQGGEGIRITDVIGFTISGIRLQDSKGDLIKLNKCTDVVIDNVHALWHVADSTSGGYAIYPVMCKNVLIDHSYAEGASDAGIYVGQTQGAVVRNCKATKNVAGCEIENTSDAQVYDNEFYNNTAGFLVFDLPGLSQRGGNTKAYNNFLHDNNLRNFAKSGSFGTSWGVGNAAPGSGIIILATSNVELYSNRIINNNSSAIAIASGLTVDDKAMEKINPAYFPISRNINIHDNVMEMGQSFPQEAYTHHMGQMLVSVEQKLAQQDPTRKNTRIPFILYDGVTTNIMNNGTVPNPDSICIKQEGVNIFVNADIININSKNWHPNTDIKPYTCQ, from the coding sequence ATGATAAAGCACCGCAACCTTCCATTCTTTTTATTAATAATAATTAGTACCCTGGTATTTTCGGCATGTAATAACAATGCAGAAAAAACAAATGGCTTCATTAAGACCCTGGTTTTTGGTCCGGGTGATGAGGACAAGATCATGGAAGCCTTCCTGTCTATTAAAGACAGCACGAAGATCGAATTCAAGGAAGGTCGGTATAACTTTAACCGGCTAAGTATTAACCAGGGGAAAAATATTGTATTGTCAGGTGCAGGTCCGGAAAAAACAGTCTTTGATTTTTCCGCGCAAACACAAGGTGGCGAAGGCATCAGGATAACAGATGTAATTGGATTTACGATCAGTGGCATCCGCCTGCAGGATTCAAAAGGCGACCTCATCAAGTTGAATAAGTGTACAGATGTGGTAATTGACAATGTGCATGCCCTCTGGCATGTTGCCGATTCAACAAGCGGTGGTTATGCGATTTATCCGGTAATGTGTAAGAATGTACTGATCGATCATTCTTATGCAGAAGGTGCTTCAGATGCTGGTATCTATGTAGGTCAGACGCAGGGTGCAGTAGTGCGTAACTGTAAGGCCACTAAAAATGTTGCAGGTTGCGAAATTGAAAATACCAGTGATGCCCAGGTATATGATAATGAGTTTTATAACAATACTGCCGGGTTCCTGGTATTTGATTTACCCGGATTGTCACAAAGAGGTGGTAATACAAAAGCGTATAACAACTTTCTTCATGACAATAATCTCAGGAATTTTGCCAAGTCCGGCAGTTTTGGTACATCATGGGGTGTGGGAAATGCAGCTCCAGGTAGTGGGATTATCATACTGGCCACTTCCAATGTAGAATTATATAGCAACAGGATCATCAATAATAATTCTTCAGCCATTGCCATTGCATCAGGACTCACAGTAGATGATAAAGCTATGGAGAAGATCAATCCGGCTTATTTTCCAATTTCCCGTAACATCAATATTCATGATAATGTAATGGAAATGGGCCAGTCATTTCCGCAGGAAGCATATACACACCATATGGGACAAATGCTGGTGAGTGTTGAACAAAAACTGGCACAGCAAGACCCTACAAGAAAAAATACCAGGATCCCATTTATTTTATATGATGGCGTAACGACCAATATTATGAATAATGGTACAGTACCCAATCCCGATTCCATTTGCATTAAGCAAGAAGGTGTCAATATTTTTGTTAATGCAGATATCATTAATATAAACAGTAAAAATTGGCATCCGAATACGGATATTAAACCCTATACCTGCCAGTAA
- a CDS encoding SO2930 family diheme c-type cytochrome: MKKSVNYLLVLVLCTTSLVMQLQSCKNSPEQQQTAKNSGFEFKARLSEYGFFTGVLKELHPSARLINYDLASPLFSDYSVKDRFIWLPLGQTMKYVSDGLLDFPDSTIIIKNFAYQNKNHERIMLETRLLVKDPAGKSWKVMTYLWNKEQTDAEKFIIGKKIPIELLDSKGQLVTTNYQVPNTNDCKSCHVNTSKLTPIGPKARNLNFTRNGESINQLELWASTGQLTALPPVSRITRMPDFQDSVNYSLDQRARAYLDINCAHCHTRGGDAYNTGLFLEFEQNDPNYLGIMKSPVSAGGGAGGMNFDIVPGHAKTSILAYRMNSAEPGTAMPELGRSLIHHEGVDLVVDWINAMKPLKK, from the coding sequence ATGAAAAAAAGTGTCAATTACCTGTTGGTGCTTGTCCTCTGCACTACCTCATTAGTAATGCAGTTGCAGAGTTGTAAGAACAGCCCGGAACAGCAACAGACAGCGAAGAACAGCGGGTTTGAATTTAAAGCCAGGCTATCAGAATATGGTTTTTTTACTGGCGTATTAAAGGAATTACATCCTTCCGCCAGGCTAATTAATTATGATTTAGCCTCGCCCCTTTTCTCAGACTATTCTGTAAAAGACCGCTTCATTTGGTTGCCATTGGGTCAAACAATGAAATATGTTTCTGATGGTTTGCTGGACTTTCCCGATTCGACGATTATCATAAAAAACTTTGCATACCAGAATAAAAACCATGAGCGGATAATGCTTGAAACTAGGTTACTGGTTAAGGACCCGGCAGGCAAGTCCTGGAAGGTGATGACATACCTGTGGAACAAGGAACAGACCGATGCAGAAAAGTTTATCATTGGCAAAAAAATACCGATTGAATTACTGGATTCAAAAGGGCAATTGGTCACCACCAATTACCAGGTACCCAATACCAATGATTGTAAATCCTGCCATGTGAATACTAGCAAATTAACACCAATAGGTCCGAAAGCGCGGAACCTGAATTTTACGCGCAATGGGGAATCCATCAACCAATTGGAGCTATGGGCATCAACCGGACAGTTAACTGCATTACCGCCAGTTAGCAGGATAACGCGAATGCCTGATTTCCAGGATAGTGTAAACTATTCTCTGGACCAGCGTGCAAGGGCTTACCTCGATATTAACTGTGCTCATTGCCATACCCGGGGCGGCGACGCATACAATACAGGCTTGTTCCTTGAATTCGAACAGAATGATCCAAATTACCTGGGCATCATGAAATCGCCAGTCTCAGCCGGTGGTGGTGCCGGTGGGATGAATTTTGATATAGTACCCGGCCATGCTAAAACATCTATCCTTGCCTACCGGATGAACAGTGCAGAACCCGGAACAGCAATGCCTGAGCTTGGCCGTTCATTGATCCATCATGAAGGTGTTGACCTCGTGGTTGACTGGATCAACGCAATGAAGCCTTTAAAAAAATGA